The genomic window GGTGAGGCGTGGCGGAGAAGAACGGCGACGGGGATCTCCGCGTCATCGCGACGAACCGGCGCGCGCGGCATGAGTACTGGATCGAGGAGACGCACGAGGCCGGGATCGCGCTGACCGGGACGGAAGTGAAATCGCTGCGGGCGGGACACGTGATCCTCGGCGACGCGTTCGCGCGGGTCGACCGCGGCGAGGCGTGGCTGCTGCACCTTCACATCAGCCCTTACGAGCAGGGCAACATCCAGAACCACGATCCGATGCGGACCCGGAAGCTGCTGCTGCACAAGCGGGAGATCATGCGCCTGGGCGCCCGCGTTCAGCAGCGCGGATACACGCTGGTGCCGCTCCGCCTCTACTTTCGCAACGGCGTGGCCAAGGTCGAGTTGGGGCTCGCGCGCGGGCGCCACACGTACGATAAGCGCGAACGGATCGCCGAGCGCGATGCCGAGCGCCGCATCGCCCGCTCACTCGGCGCGCGGGATGCCGGGCGTGGGCCGTCCCGCCGCGAACGCTGATGCCCACGCTGAGCGCGCTGGCGCTATACGTGCCGGTCGCGCTCGTCATGGCGGTGACGCCGGGGCCGGCGACCCTCTTCGTGCTGAGCCGCGCGTCTTCGTACGGACGCGAGGCCGGGCTGCTCTCCGCCGCCGGCCTGCTGACCGGGACGATGGGGCTCATCGCGCTGGCGGCCCTCGGTCTGACCGGCATTTTGGAAGGGGCGCCCTTCGCGTTCGACGTGGTCAAGACCGCCGGAGCCGCGTACCTCGTCTATCTCGGGCTGCGGACGCTCGTCGCGCCGAAGGACCGCGGCGCTCTGGGCGCGGTTCGCGGGCGCGGGGATGTGCCCGTCCGCTCGGGGCCGCTGCTTTTCCGGGACGGGATCGTGACGGAATTGTTCAATCCCAAGGCCGCGCTGTTCTATGCCTCGGTCTTGCCGCAGTTTGTGGACGCGCGCCGGCAGGACGTGCCGCTGCAGATGTTCGCGCTCGGCGTCATCTTCGTCGTCTTCGGCGCCCTGTCGCTGGGTTCTATCGCCTTCTTCGCCGGCACCCTGCAGGCCAAGGTCCGCCGCGGGGGAGCCTGGCGGGGCGTGACGCGGTGGGTGTCCGGCGGCGTGCTCGTGGCACTCGGTCTGCGCCTCGCCGTCAGCCGAGTTAGATAACGCTGAGCCTGAACCTCGCGCCGGTTCCGCCCGGACTTAGGTTGTTCTGCCTGGGGAGTTAGACGTGCGTGATATAATAGTGGTGCCGATCACGGGACGCGCGGGTGTGGGTCCGCGCGCCTACTAGTCTAGGGGGCGAACGGTCTCGACTGAGCTCGCAGAAGCAGGGTTGCGCGCCGAGGTGGTCCGGGTCCTCGTTAAACAACCGGACGGCGCATACACGCCGATACACAGCTCGCACTCGCTGCTTAACTAAGTAGCGACGCTCCCCCCGCAGCGCCGGCGGGCGGGGAGTGGGCGCCACTCAGCCGGCTGCTCCGGGCCTCCTCGCTCCGGGAGGAC from bacterium includes these protein-coding regions:
- the smpB gene encoding SsrA-binding protein SmpB, with product MAEKNGDGDLRVIATNRRARHEYWIEETHEAGIALTGTEVKSLRAGHVILGDAFARVDRGEAWLLHLHISPYEQGNIQNHDPMRTRKLLLHKREIMRLGARVQQRGYTLVPLRLYFRNGVAKVELGLARGRHTYDKRERIAERDAERRIARSLGARDAGRGPSRRER
- a CDS encoding LysE family translocator; translated protein: MPTLSALALYVPVALVMAVTPGPATLFVLSRASSYGREAGLLSAAGLLTGTMGLIALAALGLTGILEGAPFAFDVVKTAGAAYLVYLGLRTLVAPKDRGALGAVRGRGDVPVRSGPLLFRDGIVTELFNPKAALFYASVLPQFVDARRQDVPLQMFALGVIFVVFGALSLGSIAFFAGTLQAKVRRGGAWRGVTRWVSGGVLVALGLRLAVSRVR